The Trichocoleus sp. FACHB-46 genome segment CGCTTCAGCTGCACCTTACGCCAACGAGTGTCCCGCTTAGTGAGGAAGACGTTATCGTTTTCCAAGAAGTTAGAGAACCATATTGGTGCAGTTTGGTACTTCGTTCATCACTACAATGCGTCCTTACCTATTTAGGACTACCATTGTCAGATTGGTGGGATAACCTTTATTTGAAGCGATTGCTAAGGGGGCAGAGAGAGCCGATGCCTTCTAGTTTGTTGCAAAGGGTTACTGACCGATCGCGTGCTACTCGAAATCGCTGGAACTTTGATTCTGTGGTTGACTGATAAGTTTTACTTAATTTGTGAGCGCTGCTATGACAACCTTCGCCAACCTTGCGTCCGGTTTAGAAAAGCCTCGACTTGCACCTTTGCCTGCTCGATCTCCTGACGCGACTGTGAGGAGCCGGAGTTGAAGATAGCACCATTGAACATGGTGACCCTAAGAGAGTAGCTAGGAGACCCTTCACTCCATTCCTGAGGGCGAATGTGAATGCTCTCAATTGATGACAGCGGCAGCACTTGCGTCCGTTGAGGCACGATAGGCGCACGTTCTGAGTAAGTGAAAGTTGAGCGTAGCACATTAAAGGTCATCTGAGAACTCAACCCAGCCAATGCGGCAAAAAGGAATAACCCGCTCACTGCGATCGGTGCGATCGCACCGGCTGAGACAAGGGCAAAAAGCAGGAAAACTGGGTTCCAATAGTCATGCCATTGCACGCGCCACAACAGTTCGTAGGGTGCGAGCAGAGGAATCAGATTCAGCAGGGCCAAGCAAATCCGCTTCCATACAGGCATGGCGGAGATGATATCAACGCGCTCTGCGTGATCTGAAACTTGGATGATCACGTTCTATCCATTGCTCCCACATCTCGGTTTATCCACTCTACTCACGCTTAAGCGCTCAAAGGAACTAGTTCGCCAGTGGTTGTGAGCCCTAGCTTCATCGGTTGTTGTGGTCGAATGGGTTGACCTGTGATCGCACAATGTTCCTCTCGTTGAGCGATCGCGTCAAAGGTTACTCGAATATCTGACTGAGACAAAAGCGGAGTTTGGGAAGACGATCGTTTCTCCAAAGGCATTAACCGTTGCTCCACGAATTGCCAAAGCACCTCTCGAATCAGAGTTTGATACCCCTGCTCCCCAGAAAGCTCTCGCAATCGCTCTTTAAGTTCAGCTTCCAGTCGGATACTTGTCACTTGCATTTCCGAAGTGGAACTTGGTCTGCGTGTATCCATACCGAACTACCTAGCGAAATAATAAAGTGGACAAGATAATACTACAAATGTAGTATGTAGCTATCCAGATTTGTAATACAAGTAATACACCCTTCTATGATACGTATCCTACTCGCCACCTTATCCAGTGCCCTTGTTCTTCCCCATCAAATTTGGGGTAGCACATCGGTGCTGTTTGGGTGTGAGGAGACGTATCGATTTAGTGGTGGTCAATCCGCCAACAAAGGCATTGATGGGACAGTCGCCGGACAACTCAATCCGGATCAACTGACTAGCAGCGGGAGGTGCAGGTTTAGCCTGACACCGACATAGGGAAACAGCGCATCAGCTTCCTTGTACTTACCCCCGCTCCTGGTCATCAGAAGTGGGGGTTGTTTTTTGAGGAGTGAATTTTATGCAAGCCACAGAGCAGAGTCAGAAGATTCCAATACTACACAACCAGGTCGTAGTCTTCTCTAAGAACTACCATCCCCTTGGCACGCATCAACATCAAACGAGCGATCGTGCTTCTAGTGACGGGACAGGCAGAATCACTAGAGTTCAGCAGCTTCCAGACCTGGGAAGTGCGCTCTCCTAGCGTTGTACTACAAGTACCTGAGCACATCCGCTTGACGAGTGGCAATCCAGAGCGGCAGTGGAAGCTACCACCTGTCAATCGTCGCGAGGTTTTCCGCCGCGATCACCATGCCTGCCAATACTGCGGCAGCGCCAAGCGTCTCACCCTCGATCACGTCATTCCTCGTTCTAAAGGTGGTACTCACACCTGGGACAACGTAGTGGCTGCATGCGAGAAGTGCAACTCTGCCAAGGGCGATCGCCTGTTGCACGAAACCGGAATGGTACTCAGAAGCAAACCCAAAGCACCCATCCACCCTGCCATTGCATTTGCAGAACAGTTCTGGAAAGAGCAGCCCACCGACACCTGACCTTAGACTCAGCAAGAAGGAGGCAAGACCGATGTTGAAGTTGAACTACACCGAAGACGGACTCTACATGGAGCGGGTGATGACCTCTCCTGAGTTGGCAATTGCTCAGCGAGTTGTTCTTGCCATGCGCTTAGGGCAATCCCTCCAAGTCGAGCCTGGTCATGCCTCCTTTCTATTGCCTGCTGATGTCCCTGACCTAAAACATCTAGAGACGACGTTGGGGCAGGAATGCAGAGGAAGAGTGACTGTCATTTCAGTCGATGACGAGTTTGTAGAGGTCAGTCTGAGTGGAAGCTGGATTGCTGAGAGTAAGGAAGCTCACGAAGGAATGTTCCTCACCGTGCTCAGCGATCGGGCCGAGTTCTTCCTCTACAAGCTGTGGCAGATGAGTGAAGTACATGTTTCTTCCTTAGCGTAGAAACTACAACTCAGTCTGAGAGGGCAGTCTAGCCATCCTTTCCACTATTGCCCTCTCACCTCTCAAAAGAAATTTGTAGTATCCCCTTGACACTCTGTAGTACGTTATATTACAACTGTAGTATCAGCACTACAGCCCCTCACAAAGGCTCTGTAGTCAACCTTCTGAACCTTGATAACTTCATATAAATGCCACCTTTGAGGGTGTAGCTTAGCCCGGTTGAAAGCACCAGTCTGTCGAACTGGATATCGTGGGTTCAAATCCCATCACCCTCGCCTTATAGCCTTGTGGACGAACAGATAAGTCGTTCTGGTTCTCAGCCAGAAAGAAGCGGGTGCAGCTCCCGTCAAGGCTTCCAATGAGGATGTAGCTCAAATGGATAGAGCACTTGTTTCCGATGCAAGCGGTTACGGGTTCAACTCCTGTCATCCTCGCTCGTGGGGATGGATTGGCATCACCTGCTCCGAAACCAACAAACGGACGGTTGCAGGACTGGGGTTCGATTCCCCGCATCTCCACCAAATCTCCAGGTCGCCAAGTGGAAAGGCGTTGGTCTGCAAAACCAACTAGCGAGAGTTCGATTCTCTCCCTGGAGTCCACCTATTGCAGTGTCACCTAACGGTAAGGTACTCAGCTCATAACTGAGGATATGCGGGTTTAACTCCCGCCGCTGCGACCAACAATGCACAGATGGTGTAACGGCAACATCTCGGTCTCCAAAACCGTTGTTCTAGGTTCGAATCCTAGTCTGTGCGTTGTCGTGCCCAAATCGGAAAAGCTTACATACTCGCCAAATGGTAAGGCAACTGTCTCTAAAACAGTCTATGCAGGTTCAATTCCTGTGTGTGAATCAACAGCTTTTTCAACTTGCACGGCATCAATGGTGCAGAAGCGAAGTGGTCGAGCGGCACGTCTTTCAAGCGTGTGACTAGCGGGTTCAAGTCCCGTCTGCACTGCCACATGGGTAGGTATGCAAATGGCTGAAGCAGACTGACTGTAAATCAGTTGTCCTTGACCACTGGGGGTTCAAATCCCTCTCTACCCACCTGTCAACTTATGGAGAGTAAACCGATCAGGCGATCGGCGCTGTTTGCTAAACAGATGGATGAACAATTGTGGTTCGACTCCACTGCTCTCCGCCTCATAAGAACGTGGTGTAACTGGATAACACATCGGTCTACGAAACCGTTCGCGTAGCGCGGCGTAGCCGTAGAGTGAGAGTTCGATTCTCTCCGTTCTTGCCACTCATGGAGGATACCGCTAAATGGTTGGCAACTGGTCTTGAAAACCAGGGTAGTCCTTGGGCTAGGGGTTCGATTCCTCTATCCTCCGCCTCAATGGGAAGTTGGTGAAGCTGGTGCTCACGTGCCGCTGAAGACGGCGAGAAGGCAGTTCGATCCTGCCACTTCCCACTCGTTGCCCTATAGCTCAATGGCTGAGCGGCCCGCTGTTAACGGGAAGGTTGTAGGTTCGACTCCTACTGGGGCAGCCATTCATTGCAGGATGGACGATTGGCAAGTCGCTCTGACTCTGAATCAGAGAGAGGTTGGTTCGACCCCAACTCCTGCATCCACTTCTTTGCCCTGTGGTGTAACTGGCAACATCTCGCTCTTTGAAAGCGAAGTTTCTAGGTTCAAATCCTAGCGGGGCAGTTGGGAGGTAAACAGTCGCCTGGGTCAATCCTCTGTATCCCTCCCATTCCTTACTCCTGTGGCCCAATCGGTAGAGGCGGCTGTCTCAAAACCAGTCAATGTGTGAGTTCGACTCTCACCAGGAGTACCACTTGCTGCTGTAGCCCAACGGGAAGAGGTGCTGGTCTTAGAAACCAGAGGTTTTGGGTTCAACTCCCACCAGCAGTACCAACATCGGGATGTAATTCAGTGGTCAGAAGCCTTGGTTTGGGACCAAGGAGTCGTGGGTTCAAATCCTACCATCCCGACCATTTGCTCCCGTGACGGAACTGGCAGACGTGCTAGGTCGAGAGCCTAGATTGTGCAGGTTCAAATCCTGTCGGGAGTACCAAGCACCGAAGGCGGAAGTGATCGACGCACCCACCCGATAAGTGGGTTATTAGCAAGTTTGAGTCTTGCTCGGTGTACCAATTTCAAGCCAACTTGGGTCGTTGGCAGAGCGGATATGCAGCCGCCTTTTAAGCGGAGAGATCCAGGTTCAACTCCTGGGCGACCCACCAAATGTTCGGGTTGTTAGCTCAGTTGGTAGAGCAGCCGCCTCTTAAGCGGAAGCGCATAGGTTCAAGCCCTATACAACCCACCAATTCAATTCAGAAGGCAAAATTAAAAATTCAAAAAGGAGCCTTCATTTTGAACTTTGAATTCTAAATTTTGAATTGTTCAAGCCTCTGTAATGCAATCGGTAGACATCGCTTGCTTAAACCAAGTGTGTTGCAGGTTCGACTCCTGTCAGAGGCATGCGGGGATGGAGCAACGGCGGCTCGAAAGGCTCATAACCTTTACATCAGTGGGTTCAACTCCCACCCCCGTCACCGATGCTAGTGTGGCTCAACGGCAGAGCAACTGTCTTGTAAACAGTAGGTTACAGGTTCAAATCCTGTCACTAGCTCCAGAATGCGAATGTGGTGCAGCGGCAAGCATCCCTGGCTTCCAACCAGGAGACACGAGTTTCTCCGAAGGAGACGCTTCGCGAACGAGTCTCGTCTTTCGCTCCAATCTTGAATCTTGCGAATGTGGTGTAAGGGCTAACACCGGAGTATGCCAATCTCCAGATGCGAGTTCGACTCTCGCCGTTCGCTCTCATAGTCCTGTAGCTCAACGGTGGAGCATCTGTCTTACAAACAGAGGGCTGTAGGTTCAAATCCTATCAGGACTACCAACAATGGGAGTGTCGCCTAATGGATAAGGCAACTGTCTTCTAAACAGTTTCATGCAGGTTCGACTCCTGCCATTCCTGCCATAGGGGTCTGTAGCTTAACTGGAAAAGCATCTGCCTTGCAAGCAGAAAGATGTCGGTTCAACTCCGACCAGAATCCACCAAATGGGACCATAGCTCAACTGGCTAGAGCATCCGCCTTGCAAGCGGAAGGTTAGGGGTTCGACTCCCCTTGGCTCCACTGTGACTGAACCCGAAGTGGTGGAGGGGCTGGTTTGTGACACCAGTGTTAGCGAGTTCAACTCTCGTCAGTCACCCCACATTAAAGCGGCGATCGCCCTATACTCTTACCTATCCACATCTAGACCGAAGTAGCTTATTTCATCCAGCTCTTTCGGGTGACTTGACTTGTATGTCTTGTATGTTCCGTGCTACCGGATTTGACTTTGCAGTAGACGAGTTTTTGCAGCAAAGTACCTTGATTCCTGACAGCGTTTGGCATAGAGGTGAGCACAGGTTAGCCAAACGGGTTCACGAGGGGTCTGGGTTTTCGATGGTTGCGAGTCAAGCTGACATGAGTAACCCACCACAGCAAGTAGAGGATGCGATCGCTTTTCTCAAGGCTAACCAAGTCGAGCTAGAGCGGCTACAGAAATTTTCAGGTGTTGAGAGGATATGCTTGGACTTTGGGATAGAAGATCGAGATGTGGCAGTTCAGTGTGACTACTTCCCGCCTGAGTTGCTACGACTGGCGGGCAATTTGAACATTGGTATCGAGGTGACGCGCTATCTCCAGGCTGATGAGTAATCGACACCAGCCAAACTAGATGTTTTACCGGATTGCGGGTCGCCTTTGTACGTTAGCCAGCCAGCTTTATCAGTAACCACTGACTCAACCTATGAAGTACGAAGCTATCTATGCAGTTATTTGAAGAGTCAAGTTTGAACGAAGTCAAGAATAAGGCTTTTCTCACTTATGTAGAGTGGGGGCCGAAGTTGCTAACTTCAAGAGAGCAGCGTTTATCCGAGGAATTTCCAGAGGTTGCTGCGGATGTTAGGGCCACTTGGATTGAAGAGTTTAAGAGTGTAAACAGTGAAATCTGGAAAGTAGCAGAAGAGGGTGGTCCGAAGAGTTATACGTATGAGACTTTTGCAAAGCGTATGAGTACTTCCTTTCCATTTATGAATCAAGTAGCTCTGGAAAGGGCATGGTTTCTCGTAGGCTATTTCGCTTGGCGTGAAGGCTATCGATGAGTAAGCCTAACCTAACAAGCCGCTCAACTGCACATACAATGAGCAAACCCATAGCAATCGAGGGGTACACAATTACTCAACGATAGAATGAGGGTTTCAGGCTTCAAAAACACTCAGGATTACGTTTGTAGTATGAGTGTTTTCAGATTCTTTAGGCCAGAATACTATACTTGCATGTCCTCCAATGTTTGTCCGGTACCTAAGGCATCGGCATATTAAATCACTAGTCATCATTCCATGAATTATTTTATCTGTTGGGCACTTGGGTTTGGTACCTTATGGGTCGGTCTGAAGCTATTTGACGATGAGGTGATTCTGATTGTCTCTATTTTTGTCGGTTTAGGTTTCATCCTGGCTGGGTTGATTGCGGCTCCGCCGCCGCTGCAAATTCCGATTGAAATCGCATCAGTTATCGCTTTGTTCAATGTTTGCATGCAGTGTATTCAACGGGGCGATCGCTCTTAAAGCGCTCTCTACAACCTATAGCTCGAGAGCGCTTCATTATGTCTAGGGAGGGTCTGCGAATCCTCTACTCCCGCTTCAACCAAACAAATGAACCCTTAGTTGACACCTTTCTCCTCTAGGTCAGTGGCGATCGCCTCAATCTCCATCTCTAGTTGTTCTGGGGAGGGGAGGTTGTTTCGGAGGGGTTCGGGAAGGGTTTCGCTGAGTTGAAAGGTTGACACACCGATCGGCTTACCCATTTCTTGAAGCGCATACTCCACAGTTGTTTTGCTCTTGCTGCGGCACAGAATGATGCCAATCGTCCGGTTGTCGTTAGGAGCACGAAGGAGGTTATCGACTGCTGCAACATAGAAATTCATTTTGCCGCTGAATTCGGGTTGAAACTCACCCATCTTGAGGTCGATCACCACGTAGCAGTGGAGTTTAACGTGGTAGAAGAGGAGATCAAGTTTGTATTCCTTATCATCCACCTCG includes the following:
- a CDS encoding IS1 family transposase, whose protein sequence is RFSCTLRQRVSRLVRKTLSFSKKLENHIGAVWYFVHHYNASLPI
- a CDS encoding HNH endonuclease, whose amino-acid sequence is MARINIKRAIVLLVTGQAESLEFSSFQTWEVRSPSVVLQVPEHIRLTSGNPERQWKLPPVNRREVFRRDHHACQYCGSAKRLTLDHVIPRSKGGTHTWDNVVAACEKCNSAKGDRLLHETGMVLRSKPKAPIHPAIAFAEQFWKEQPTDT
- a CDS encoding alr0857 family protein, which encodes MLKLNYTEDGLYMERVMTSPELAIAQRVVLAMRLGQSLQVEPGHASFLLPADVPDLKHLETTLGQECRGRVTVISVDDEFVEVSLSGSWIAESKEAHEGMFLTVLSDRAEFFLYKLWQMSEVHVSSLA
- a CDS encoding DUF4279 domain-containing protein, whose product is MLASSTLVSHPTLKRRSPYTLTYPHLDRSSLFHPALSGDLTCMSCMFRATGFDFAVDEFLQQSTLIPDSVWHRGEHRLAKRVHEGSGFSMVASQADMSNPPQQVEDAIAFLKANQVELERLQKFSGVERICLDFGIEDRDVAVQCDYFPPELLRLAGNLNIGIEVTRYLQADE